From the Phreatobacter oligotrophus genome, one window contains:
- a CDS encoding VOC family protein — MDVNEIHRGRLIDHVQLVVRDLAASRRFYGAVFEVLGIPIGGEEETYFWADELFISSASSPAALGELTGRHHLAFQAKDRAAVGAFHAAGLAAGGRDNGPPGLRKYHPGYYAAFLIDPDGNNIEAVFHGEHQRSAPSVRVTF, encoded by the coding sequence ATGGACGTGAACGAGATCCATCGCGGCCGCCTGATCGACCACGTGCAGCTTGTGGTCCGCGACCTTGCCGCCAGCCGCCGCTTCTACGGCGCGGTGTTCGAGGTGCTCGGCATCCCCATCGGCGGCGAGGAGGAGACCTATTTCTGGGCTGACGAGCTGTTCATTTCCTCGGCCAGCAGCCCCGCCGCGCTCGGCGAACTCACCGGCCGCCATCACCTCGCCTTCCAGGCAAAGGACCGTGCCGCCGTCGGTGCCTTCCACGCCGCCGGGCTCGCTGCGGGCGGCCGCGACAACGGCCCGCCGGGCCTGCGCAAGTACCATCCCGGCTACTACGCCGCCTTCCTCATCGATCCGGACGGCAACAACATCGAGGCCGTGTTCCACGGTGAGCACCAGCGCAGCGCGCCCTCGGTGCGGGTGACGTTCTGA